A part of Aegilops tauschii subsp. strangulata cultivar AL8/78 chromosome 2, Aet v6.0, whole genome shotgun sequence genomic DNA contains:
- the LOC109769062 gene encoding vacuolar cation/proton exchanger 3, with product MMENHQIEMGALKANGLDVPNGVLRSSMIPSWSLHTTVKRVLQSIRTVIFTSKLNLLMPFGPATIVLYYTTNWHGVIFLFSMLGITPLAERLGYATEQLAIYTGPTLGGLLNATFGNATEMIIAIYALKNGMIRVVQQSLLGSILSNMLLVVGCAFFAGGIIHRNKDQVFSKATAVVNSGLLLMAVMGLMFPAVLHFTKSEIQQGASELALSRFSSCIMLVAYASYLYFQLSARNSNYSQIGSEEVPNEDATEEDEEVEISMWEAIAWLAVLTIWISVLSEYLVNAIEGASDSLNLPVAFISVILLPIVGNAAEHASAIMFAMKDKLDITIGVAIGSSTQISMFVIPFCVVVGWMMGQKMDLNFQLFETATLFITVLVVAFMLQDGIANYLKGLMLVLCYLIVAASFFVHVDPQASDDD from the exons ATGATGGAGAATCATCAAATCGAGATGGGGGCTTTAAAGGCAAACGGTCTCGATGTGCCGAACGGCGTGCTGCGGTCGAGCATGATCCCTTCCTGGAGCCTGCACACGACTGTGAAGAGAGTGTTGCAGAGCATCAGGACCGTCATATTCACGTCCAAGCTCAACTTGCTGATGCCCTTTGGGCCTGCGACGATCGTTCTGTACTACACTACGAATTGGCAT GGAGTGATCTTTCTTTTCAGCATGCTAGGAATAACACCGTTAGCTGAGCGTCTGGGTTATGCAACTGA GCAGCTCGCGATATACACTGGTCCAACAC TTGGAGGTCTTCTGAATGCCACGTTTGGAAATGCAACTGAGATGATAATAGCAATATATGCTTTGAAAAATGGGATGATCCGAGTAGTTCAGCAATCGCTATTGGGTTCTATATTATCAAATATGCTATTGGTGGTCGGCTGTGCTTTCTTTGCTGGTGGTATTATTCATCGCAACAAAGACCAAGTCTTCAGCAAG GCAACTGCTGTTGTTAACTCAGGTTTACTGTTGATGGCTGTTATGGGGCTGATGTTTCCTGCTGTCCTTCATTTCACAAAATCAGAGATACAGCAAGGAGCTTCTGAGCTTGCTCTTTCAAGGTTCAGTAGTTGTATTATGCTCGTGGCATATGCAAGCTATCTTTATTTTCAACTAAGTGCACGGAATAGCAATTACAGTCAAATTGGCAGT GAAGAAGTGCCTAATGAGGATGCCACCGAGGAAGATGAAGAGGTAGAAATTAGCATGTGGGAGGCTATTGCGTGGCTTGCAGTGTTAACGATATGGATTTCTGTCCTTTCTGAGTACCTGGTTAATGCCATTGAG GGAGCATCTGATTCATTGAACCTACCAGTGGCTTTTATCAGTGTTATTTTGCTTCCTATCGTGGGCAATGCAGCAGAACATGCTAGCGCAATAATGTTTGCCATGAAAGATAAGCTC GACATAACAATAGGTGTTGCAATTGGATCGTCAACGCAGATATCAATGTTTGTG ATTCCATTTTGTGTTGTCGTTGGTTGGATGATGGGGCAAAAGATGGACTTGAATTTCCAACTATTTGAGACAGCAACTCTCTTCATAACAGTGCTTGTTGTGGCATTTATGCTACAG GATGGCATCGCGAACTATTTGAAAGGAC